A single genomic interval of Neosynechococcus sphagnicola sy1 harbors:
- a CDS encoding FAD-dependent oxidoreductase: MTWYSVVKLAQSLYREGPGMDRYRPSQTTPIANFFLAGSYTQQDYIDSMEGATLSGRQAAQAILSTLAPATP, translated from the coding sequence ATGACCTGGTACAGTGTGGTGAAACTGGCCCAGTCTCTCTATCGAGAAGGCCCCGGAATGGATCGTTATCGCCCCTCCCAAACCACCCCAATTGCCAACTTTTTCCTGGCCGGAAGCTACACCCAGCAGGACTACATCGATAGTATGGAAGGAGCCACCCTCTCGGGGCGACAGGCTGCCCAAGCGATTCTGTCAACCCTTGCCCCCGCAACGCCCTAA
- a CDS encoding AMP-binding protein: MGVADLPLLDSAASIATAPLGEAATRAGFFLSLVPTQLQRLLGHPEGGGWLSRFRTVFLGGAPPWPELLTQARASGIPLALTYGMTETAAQIATLRPQAFLQGQSHCGSVLPHAHVRICDPTGQPLPLNQPGTIDIQAPSLALGYYPDAPGSGFHGDGFQTDDQGWLDGDGCLHILGRNSSKIITGGVEGFFQGRWRLLCGRPNWFKMSALWVWPIQRGDRRLQRFTSPMIPGFYLLPSRQRSQIA; this comes from the coding sequence ATGGGTGTTGCGGATCTGCCGTTGCTTGATAGTGCTGCGAGTATCGCCACGGCACCCCTCGGGGAGGCTGCAACCAGAGCGGGTTTTTTTCTCTCCTTGGTACCGACCCAGCTGCAACGCTTACTAGGGCATCCAGAGGGCGGAGGTTGGCTGTCTCGTTTTCGTACGGTCTTTTTAGGGGGAGCACCGCCGTGGCCGGAGTTGCTAACCCAAGCCAGAGCCTCTGGCATTCCCCTAGCCTTGACCTACGGGATGACGGAAACCGCTGCCCAGATTGCCACCCTGCGACCGCAGGCCTTCTTACAGGGACAGAGCCATTGTGGGTCAGTGCTTCCCCATGCCCATGTCCGCATCTGTGATCCAACAGGTCAGCCACTCCCGCTCAACCAACCTGGAACCATCGACATTCAAGCTCCGTCCCTGGCGCTGGGTTACTATCCCGATGCTCCTGGCAGTGGCTTTCATGGTGATGGGTTTCAAACCGACGATCAGGGCTGGCTCGATGGCGATGGCTGCTTACACATTCTCGGTCGCAACAGCAGCAAGATCATCACCGGAGGGGTAGAAGGGTTTTTCCAGGGGAGGTGGAGGCTGCTCTGCGGGAGACCCAACTGGTTCAAGATGTCTGCGTTGTGGGTCTGGCCGATCCAGCGTGGGGACAGGCGGTTGCAGCGGTTTACGTCCCCTATGATCCCTGGGTTTTACCTGCTACCCTCAAGGCAGCGATCGCAGATCGCCTGA
- a CDS encoding PEP-utilizing enzyme: MPPLIYGHAAPRVPSPSSAHPLQILQGIGASPGCCEGEVKVLRTLQLVPGLGSHIILVVPYTDSGWAPLLARAGGLIAEVGGRLSHGAIVAREYGIPAVMDIPHATQVLRDGQRVRIDGQLGTVEILA, encoded by the coding sequence GTGCCACCGCTGATCTATGGCCATGCAGCACCCCGGGTGCCCAGTCCCAGTAGCGCTCATCCCCTGCAAATCCTCCAGGGGATTGGAGCCAGTCCCGGCTGCTGCGAAGGGGAGGTCAAGGTCTTGCGCACCCTACAGCTAGTCCCTGGTTTGGGGTCTCACATCATCCTTGTGGTTCCCTACACTGATTCTGGGTGGGCACCGCTGTTGGCTCGGGCCGGGGGCTTAATTGCCGAGGTTGGCGGTCGATTGTCCCATGGGGCGATCGTAGCTCGAGAGTATGGGATTCCGGCGGTGATGGACATCCCCCATGCCACTCAGGTGTTACGGGATGGGCAACGGGTTCGCATTGATGGACAATTGGGGACGGTTGAAATTTTGGCATGA
- the rpmG gene encoding 50S ribosomal protein L33, translated as MAKGVRIIITLECTECRSNSNKRSPGVSRYTTTKNRRNTTARIELKKFCPHCNKHTAHKEIK; from the coding sequence ATGGCTAAGGGCGTCCGCATCATCATTACGCTGGAATGTACCGAGTGTCGCAGCAATTCCAATAAGCGATCGCCCGGTGTTTCCCGTTATACCACCACCAAGAACCGTCGTAACACCACGGCTCGGATAGAACTGAAGAAGTTTTGTCCCCACTGCAATAAGCACACGGCTCACAAAGAAATTAAGTAG
- a CDS encoding carbohydrate ABC transporter permease, which yields MKYIDNKFHRALTPYLFLLPALLVLSLTVFWPGIQAFYLSFTRFEYDLTQAPEWVGLANFHRLWGDRVFWQTLGNTLIYLVGVVPVLVTLPLGLAILVNQKLRGIRWFRAAYYTPVVISMVVAGIAWRWLYAENGLLNQWLQVLPLGLGRDGIPWLTSPRWAIFSVMAVTIWKGLGYYMVIYLAGLQSIPADLYEAAAIDGSDGVGQHWDITVPLMRPYLLLVAVISAISATKVFEEVYIMTQGGPRNSSKTIVYYLYEQAFQNLEMSYACTIGLVLFLLILGLSILNLWISDRRKRQAAS from the coding sequence ATGAAATATATAGACAATAAATTCCACAGGGCGCTGACCCCGTACCTGTTTTTGTTGCCCGCCTTGTTGGTCTTGAGCCTGACCGTTTTCTGGCCTGGCATTCAGGCGTTTTACCTCAGCTTTACCCGATTTGAATACGACCTCACCCAGGCACCAGAGTGGGTGGGACTGGCGAACTTTCACCGCCTCTGGGGCGATCGCGTCTTTTGGCAAACCCTGGGGAATACCCTGATCTACCTGGTGGGGGTGGTGCCCGTTTTGGTGACCCTACCTTTGGGGTTGGCGATTCTCGTGAACCAAAAACTCCGGGGGATTCGCTGGTTTCGCGCCGCCTACTACACCCCGGTTGTGATTTCCATGGTGGTGGCTGGCATTGCCTGGAGATGGCTCTACGCTGAGAATGGCTTGCTCAACCAATGGCTCCAGGTGCTACCCCTGGGGTTGGGCAGGGATGGCATTCCCTGGCTCACCAGTCCCCGTTGGGCAATCTTTAGTGTCATGGCAGTGACCATCTGGAAAGGATTGGGCTACTACATGGTGATCTATCTGGCGGGCTTGCAATCGATTCCCGCAGATCTCTATGAAGCCGCCGCCATCGATGGTTCCGATGGGGTAGGTCAACACTGGGATATTACCGTGCCACTGATGCGGCCCTACCTGCTCTTAGTGGCAGTGATTTCAGCGATTTCAGCCACAAAGGTGTTTGAAGAGGTCTACATCATGACCCAGGGGGGACCACGCAATAGTTCCAAAACCATTGTCTATTACCTCTACGAACAAGCATTTCAAAATCTAGAAATGAGCTACGCCTGTACCATCGGGCTGGTGCTGTTCTTATTGATTTTAGGGTTATCGATTTTAAACCTCTGGATTTCGGATCGACGGAAGCGACAGGCAGCCTCCTAG
- the bchB gene encoding ferredoxin:protochlorophyllide reductase (ATP-dependent) subunit B → MKLAYWMYAGPAHIGTLRIASSFKNVHAIMHAPLGDDYFNVMRSMLERERNFTPVTTSVVDRNVLARGSQEKVVDNITRKDSEEHPDLIVLTPTCTSSILQEDLQNFVDRAQIEAQGDVMLADVNHYRVNELQAADRTLQQIVHYYIEKARKKGELPEGKTAKPSVNILGMTTLGFHNQHDCTELKRLMADLGIAVNAVIPEGASVHEIKKLPQAWFNLVPYREIGLMTAEYLHQEFGTPCIDITPMGVVETARCLRKIQQVINEQGADVNYEDYINNQTLYVSQAAWFSRSIDCQNLTGKKAVVYGDNTHAAAMTKVLAREMGIHVVWAGTYCKYDADWFRQEVSEYCDEVLITDDHGLVGDAIARVEPSAIFGTQMERHVGKRLNIPCGVIAAPIHIQNFPIGYKPFLGYEGTNQLTDLVYNSFTLGMEDHLLEIFGGHDTKEVIHKGISAGSDLNWNREAQAELNKVPGFVRGKVKRNTEKFARERGMNEITLEVMYAAKEAVGA, encoded by the coding sequence ATGAAATTGGCTTACTGGATGTATGCTGGTCCCGCCCACATTGGTACACTTCGCATTGCCAGCTCCTTTAAAAACGTCCACGCCATTATGCATGCGCCTCTGGGAGACGACTACTTCAACGTCATGCGTTCGATGTTGGAACGGGAGCGGAATTTTACCCCCGTCACCACCAGTGTGGTGGATCGCAACGTTTTAGCCCGTGGTTCCCAAGAAAAAGTCGTCGATAATATTACCCGCAAGGATAGTGAAGAGCATCCAGACTTGATTGTGCTCACTCCCACCTGCACCTCCAGCATTCTGCAAGAAGACCTGCAAAACTTTGTGGATCGGGCGCAGATTGAGGCTCAAGGCGATGTGATGCTGGCCGATGTCAACCACTATCGCGTCAACGAGTTGCAGGCCGCCGATCGCACCCTCCAGCAAATCGTTCATTACTACATTGAAAAAGCGCGCAAGAAAGGGGAACTCCCGGAGGGCAAAACTGCCAAGCCTTCCGTCAACATCCTGGGGATGACCACTCTGGGCTTCCACAATCAGCATGACTGCACCGAGCTCAAGCGATTGATGGCGGATCTGGGGATTGCAGTCAATGCGGTCATCCCTGAGGGAGCATCGGTTCACGAAATCAAGAAACTCCCCCAGGCCTGGTTTAACCTTGTGCCCTATCGGGAAATCGGTCTAATGACGGCTGAATATTTGCACCAGGAGTTTGGCACTCCTTGCATCGACATTACCCCCATGGGCGTGGTTGAGACCGCCCGTTGTCTGCGGAAAATTCAGCAGGTAATCAACGAGCAGGGAGCCGATGTCAACTATGAGGACTACATCAACAACCAAACCCTCTATGTGTCCCAGGCAGCTTGGTTCTCCCGTTCCATTGACTGCCAAAATCTCACGGGCAAAAAAGCGGTTGTGTATGGAGACAATACCCATGCAGCGGCCATGACCAAAGTGTTAGCTCGGGAAATGGGCATCCATGTGGTTTGGGCGGGCACCTACTGTAAATACGATGCCGACTGGTTCCGGCAAGAAGTCAGTGAGTACTGCGATGAGGTCTTGATTACCGATGATCATGGCCTAGTTGGGGATGCGATCGCCCGTGTAGAACCCTCAGCCATCTTTGGAACCCAAATGGAGCGCCATGTCGGCAAACGCCTGAATATTCCCTGCGGTGTGATTGCTGCCCCCATCCACATCCAGAACTTCCCCATTGGCTACAAGCCCTTCCTGGGGTATGAAGGCACCAACCAACTCACCGATCTGGTTTACAACTCCTTTACCCTGGGCATGGAAGACCACCTGTTAGAGATCTTTGGGGGGCATGACACCAAGGAAGTGATCCACAAAGGCATCTCCGCTGGTTCTGACCTCAACTGGAATCGCGAAGCCCAAGCCGAGTTGAATAAAGTACCGGGTTTTGTGCGCGGTAAGGTGAAACGGAACACTGAGAAGTTTGCCCGTGAGCGGGGGATGAATGAGATCACCCTGGAAGTGATGTACGCAGCCAAGGAAGCAGTCGGCGCTTAA
- a CDS encoding ribonuclease catalytic domain-containing protein: MSDLAKFRPRIESLERFATLGEEASHRTPALELLTALERPQTSQAAFQLLVDLDLWSPHENLFLRRSQIPLHFPPQVLELADHRLHSSLPDSNVERLDLTTLKVYTIDDESTREIDDGLSLEYLSDGRERLWIHIADPTRWLAPGDHLDLEARRRSTTLYLPTGMIPMFPVELATGPMSLVQGRECFALSFGIILDSEGAVVEYGIHASLIKPTYRLTYEDVDEMLELGIEAEPELAAIAARAKCRRTWRQSQGAISINMPESSIKVCDDEITIQVLDDSLSRQMVAEMMILAGEVAGRYGRAHNLPLPFRNQPQPELPSDGELLQLPPGPVRACAIRRCMPRSELSIQPARHASLGLDTYTQVTSPIRRYSDLLAHFQIKAHLRGDLLPFSLDQMKDLVQSISSTVQEATLVERQTNRYWGLEYLRRHSQMVWQALMLRWLREHENLGLILIEDLGLELAMRFNRGIEPGDRLEIRVSHSDPRQDFIQFQEISLRDPQAIAVSNH; this comes from the coding sequence GTGTCCGACTTGGCGAAGTTCCGTCCTCGTATTGAGTCTTTGGAGCGGTTTGCTACCCTGGGAGAAGAAGCGTCACACCGCACCCCAGCTCTAGAACTTTTGACAGCCTTGGAGCGCCCTCAAACGTCCCAGGCCGCCTTCCAGTTATTAGTAGATCTGGATCTGTGGAGTCCCCATGAGAATCTCTTTCTGCGTCGCAGTCAGATCCCGCTTCACTTTCCTCCACAGGTGCTGGAATTGGCTGATCATCGTCTGCATTCATCCCTACCTGACTCCAATGTTGAGCGTCTGGATCTAACCACGCTCAAGGTCTACACGATTGACGATGAGAGTACCCGTGAAATTGATGATGGTCTGAGTCTGGAATACTTGAGCGATGGTCGGGAACGGCTGTGGATTCATATTGCCGACCCCACCCGCTGGTTGGCTCCTGGGGATCACCTGGATCTGGAAGCCCGTCGCCGCAGCACCACCCTGTATCTGCCCACGGGCATGATTCCCATGTTCCCCGTGGAGTTGGCAACTGGGCCAATGAGTTTGGTGCAGGGACGGGAGTGCTTTGCCCTCAGTTTTGGCATCATCCTCGACTCAGAGGGAGCTGTAGTGGAGTATGGGATTCACGCCAGTCTGATTAAGCCCACCTATCGACTGACCTACGAGGATGTCGATGAAATGCTGGAACTGGGAATTGAGGCGGAGCCGGAATTAGCGGCGATCGCGGCCAGAGCCAAGTGCCGACGTACCTGGCGTCAGTCCCAAGGGGCGATTAGCATTAATATGCCGGAGTCTTCCATTAAGGTTTGTGATGACGAGATCACCATTCAAGTCCTGGATGATTCTCTATCGCGGCAGATGGTAGCTGAAATGATGATTTTGGCGGGAGAGGTGGCCGGTCGCTATGGCCGCGCCCATAATCTTCCCCTGCCTTTCCGCAACCAACCCCAGCCGGAACTGCCCTCCGATGGGGAACTGCTGCAACTCCCCCCTGGACCGGTGCGTGCCTGTGCCATTCGTCGCTGCATGCCCCGGAGTGAACTCAGCATTCAGCCCGCTCGCCATGCCAGTCTCGGCTTAGATACCTATACCCAGGTAACGTCTCCGATTCGCCGTTACAGTGATCTGCTGGCTCATTTCCAGATTAAGGCTCACCTGCGGGGCGATCTACTGCCCTTTTCCCTGGATCAAATGAAGGATCTGGTTCAGAGTATCAGCTCGACGGTGCAGGAAGCCACCCTAGTGGAACGGCAAACAAACCGTTATTGGGGCTTAGAGTACCTGCGTCGCCATTCCCAAATGGTGTGGCAAGCCCTGATGTTGCGCTGGTTGCGGGAGCATGAAAACCTGGGATTAATTCTGATCGAGGATTTAGGCTTGGAACTGGCGATGCGGTTTAACCGTGGCATTGAACCCGGCGATCGCCTCGAAATTCGGGTCAGTCATTCCGATCCCCGACAAGATTTTATTCAATTCCAGGAGATCAGTTTGCGAGATCCCCAGGCGATCGCCGTCAGCAACCACTGA
- a CDS encoding RDD family protein has protein sequence MLVWLIARVLVTYQNQGQSLGRWALDMKVVETRYGRGPGLLELAKREGIAGLGALLVVLGLTNLSPTNAGVMLLVLPLVIDCLPAWVDPLQRQALHDRVAGTLVVASRRGYSLDLKLKKMVAEVSRRMKQ, from the coding sequence ATGCTGGTGTGGCTGATCGCCCGGGTGCTGGTGACTTACCAGAACCAGGGCCAAAGTTTGGGTCGTTGGGCACTGGATATGAAGGTGGTCGAAACTCGCTACGGTCGAGGGCCGGGGCTGCTGGAGCTGGCAAAACGGGAGGGCATTGCTGGGTTGGGGGCGTTGCTGGTGGTGCTAGGGCTGACCAATCTATCCCCCACCAACGCCGGGGTGATGCTGTTGGTGCTACCCCTCGTGATCGACTGTCTCCCCGCCTGGGTAGACCCCCTGCAACGACAGGCCCTCCACGATCGCGTCGCCGGAACCCTGGTGGTAGCCAGTCGGCGGGGTTACTCCCTAGACCTGAAATTAAAAAAGATGGTTGCGGAAGTGAGCCGTCGTATGAAACAATAA
- the rpsR gene encoding 30S ribosomal protein S18: MANFFRQRVSPIKPDEPIDYKDVDLLRKFVTERGKILPRRITGLTAKQQRDLTAAIKRARLLALLPFINQEG; the protein is encoded by the coding sequence ATGGCTAACTTCTTCCGTCAACGTGTTTCCCCGATCAAACCCGACGAACCCATCGACTACAAAGATGTCGATCTCCTGCGGAAGTTCGTCACCGAACGGGGCAAAATCTTACCCCGGCGGATCACTGGTTTAACCGCCAAGCAGCAGCGCGATTTAACAGCTGCAATTAAAAGGGCTCGCCTCTTGGCTTTATTACCGTTTATTAACCAAGAGGGTTAG
- a CDS encoding SRPBCC family protein, whose product MSDWLEHSVQVEVDVPIATTWNLWSDLEQMPQWMKWIQSVKILEETPELSRWTLASGGLQFSWLSRILKTVPHQIIQWESVDGLPNRGAIRFYDRGSNSIVKLTVAYAIPGILGQLMDNLFLGRVVESTLQADLDRFREYARQVDPSGSARNESPTY is encoded by the coding sequence ATGTCTGACTGGCTGGAACACAGTGTACAAGTTGAAGTCGATGTCCCCATTGCCACGACCTGGAACCTCTGGTCTGATCTAGAACAGATGCCCCAATGGATGAAGTGGATTCAATCCGTCAAAATTCTGGAGGAGACCCCAGAACTATCTCGTTGGACCCTGGCCTCGGGAGGGTTGCAGTTTAGCTGGCTGTCGCGGATTCTCAAAACCGTGCCCCACCAGATCATCCAATGGGAATCCGTGGATGGACTCCCCAACCGGGGGGCGATTCGCTTCTATGACCGGGGCAGCAACAGCATTGTCAAGCTCACGGTGGCCTATGCCATCCCTGGCATCCTAGGACAACTGATGGATAATCTGTTCTTGGGGAGGGTGGTCGAGTCTACCCTCCAAGCCGATCTGGATCGATTTCGGGAGTATGCCCGCCAAGTCGATCCATCGGGTTCTGCCAGAAACGAATCCCCCACCTATTGA
- a CDS encoding DUF2996 domain-containing protein, whose translation MAEETTPKVSPASSADAASDVKPAKPKVAKVAAETTVAETAADTKPAAKPKKEKAPAVEDKPFAEFIPQDYLPAIGKAFTALGISDLQLDFVNQTLPVRGLEKTESWQVVGSWARGQRQFNLYFLAADIQGQRAFSCTDNGTQASILEPFLGDERKVTLDLLVFGLMQRLNGQKWLARN comes from the coding sequence ATGGCAGAAGAGACAACGCCCAAGGTGAGCCCAGCATCCAGCGCTGATGCGGCCTCAGATGTGAAGCCCGCCAAGCCGAAGGTCGCCAAAGTAGCTGCAGAGACAACGGTCGCAGAAACGGCTGCAGACACCAAGCCAGCGGCGAAGCCCAAAAAAGAAAAAGCTCCAGCAGTGGAGGATAAGCCCTTTGCCGAGTTTATCCCCCAGGATTATCTCCCCGCCATTGGCAAAGCCTTTACAGCCCTTGGCATTTCCGATCTGCAACTTGATTTTGTCAACCAAACGCTGCCGGTGCGGGGGCTGGAAAAGACTGAGTCTTGGCAAGTGGTGGGTTCCTGGGCACGGGGGCAGCGGCAGTTTAATCTGTACTTTCTGGCCGCCGATATTCAAGGGCAACGGGCATTTTCCTGTACCGATAATGGTACCCAGGCAAGTATCCTGGAGCCATTTTTGGGCGATGAACGCAAAGTCACCCTCGATCTGCTGGTGTTTGGTTTAATGCAGCGCTTGAACGGTCAGAAGTGGTTGGCACGGAACTAA
- a CDS encoding AMP-binding enzyme, which yields MGLADPAWGQAVAAVYVPYDPWVLPATLKAAIADRLSRFKHPKHWIPVADLPRNVQGKVNYPQVVAIAQQACTDHRMTKP from the coding sequence GTGGGTCTGGCCGATCCAGCGTGGGGACAGGCGGTTGCAGCGGTTTACGTCCCCTATGATCCCTGGGTTTTACCTGCTACCCTCAAGGCAGCGATCGCAGATCGCCTGAGCCGCTTCAAGCATCCCAAACATTGGATTCCCGTTGCCGACCTCCCCCGGAATGTCCAGGGAAAGGTGAATTATCCCCAGGTAGTGGCGATCGCCCAACAAGCCTGTACCGATCACCGGATGACTAAACCCTAG
- the zds gene encoding 9,9'-di-cis-zeta-carotene desaturase translates to MRVAIVGAGLAGMATAVDLVDAGHSVEIFESRPFVGGKVGSWVDAENNPIEMGLHVFFGCYYQLFALMDKVGALENLRLKDHVHTFVNHGGVLGALDFRFLTGAPLNGLKAFFTTSQLSLRDKAQNAIALGISPLVRGLVDFDGAMGTIRQLDRISFADWFRQHGGSNGSIQRLWNPIAYALGFIDCEQISARCMLTIFQFFAARTEASVLRMLEGSPQEYLHQPILDYLQQRGAKIHTRHRVREILFATSKTTTQVTGLVVAQGDTASTITADAYVCACDVPGIQRLLPQAWRQWETFDNIYQLDTVPVATVQLRFDGWVTELHNQAERQQLEHAAGLDNLLYTPDADFSCFADLALTSPGSYYRSGQGSLLQLVLTPGVSFY, encoded by the coding sequence ATGCGAGTTGCAATTGTTGGGGCGGGTCTGGCTGGCATGGCGACGGCAGTGGATCTCGTCGATGCTGGTCACAGCGTCGAAATTTTTGAGTCCCGCCCCTTTGTGGGGGGCAAGGTGGGGAGTTGGGTCGATGCCGAGAACAACCCTATCGAAATGGGATTGCATGTGTTTTTTGGTTGCTACTACCAGCTGTTTGCCCTCATGGACAAGGTCGGTGCCCTGGAAAATCTGCGGCTCAAAGACCATGTCCACACCTTTGTCAATCACGGCGGTGTCCTCGGAGCCCTGGATTTCCGCTTTCTCACCGGTGCTCCCCTCAATGGCTTAAAAGCATTTTTCACCACCTCCCAACTGTCCTTGCGGGATAAAGCCCAAAATGCGATCGCCCTGGGGATTAGTCCCCTGGTCAGAGGCTTGGTGGACTTTGACGGGGCCATGGGGACGATTCGGCAGCTGGATCGGATCAGTTTTGCCGACTGGTTTCGTCAGCATGGTGGCTCCAACGGCAGCATTCAGCGTCTATGGAATCCCATTGCCTATGCCCTGGGATTTATTGACTGCGAACAAATTTCGGCTCGCTGTATGCTCACCATCTTTCAGTTTTTTGCTGCCCGTACGGAAGCCTCGGTGTTACGGATGCTGGAAGGGTCGCCCCAGGAATATCTGCATCAGCCAATCCTGGATTATTTGCAACAACGGGGGGCTAAAATCCATACTCGGCATCGGGTACGGGAGATTTTGTTTGCCACATCGAAGACTACCACCCAGGTTACAGGACTGGTGGTGGCCCAGGGAGACACAGCGTCCACGATCACCGCTGATGCCTATGTCTGTGCCTGTGATGTCCCAGGGATTCAGCGCCTGCTCCCCCAGGCTTGGCGGCAGTGGGAGACCTTTGACAATATCTACCAGCTGGATACGGTGCCCGTAGCCACGGTGCAACTGCGGTTTGATGGCTGGGTGACCGAACTTCACAATCAGGCTGAGCGTCAACAACTGGAACATGCTGCGGGTTTGGATAATCTGCTCTATACTCCCGATGCGGACTTCTCATGCTTTGCCGATCTGGCCCTGACCAGTCCGGGTAGCTACTACCGTTCAGGACAGGGGTCGCTGTTACAACTGGTGTTGACACCGGGGGTATCCTTTTATTAA